A portion of the Sabethes cyaneus chromosome 3, idSabCyanKW18_F2, whole genome shotgun sequence genome contains these proteins:
- the LOC128740889 gene encoding uncharacterized protein LOC128740889, with protein sequence METIINTNIEISEPSSSFESITKLIAMHRKALRNASRCHIPFRDQDEFSAKLTTKVANVPVSSSESGLTFVRHNIYTIEELTEDSALSISRAKRSKSSEEELMARLEKIKQITTAARTVQRPVSRRSTDIRPPTVPVPARLIYQEEISAKFELMNRFLKDQQEVKQDPIPISSDESVRQRYLSSRSASEKNRVIGSLCCSCISRQ encoded by the exons ATGGAAACCATTATTAATACAAACATCGAAATATCCGAACCATCATCATCCTTCGAATCGATCACGAAGTTAATCGCTATGCACCGAAAGGCACTACGGAACGCCTCCAGGTGCCACATTCCGTTTCGAGATCAGGACGAGTTCAGTGCAAAATTGACCACGAAAGTAGCAAACGTACCAGTTTCGTCGTCCGAGAGTGGCCTAACCTTTGTGCGGCATAATATTTACACCATCGAGGAACTTACCGAGGATTCAGCTCTGTCGATTTCCAGAGCTAAACGCTCGAAATCTAGTGAGGAAGAACTGATGGCAAGAttggaaaaaattaaacaaatcacTACCGCAGCTCGGACTGTTCAGCGACCGGTAAGCCGAAGAAGTACCGATATTAG GCCTCCTACTGTCCCCGTGCCAGCTCGGTTGATCTACCAGGAAGAAATATcggcaaaatttgaattaatgaaCCGTTTCTTGAAGGATCAACAAGAGGTCAAACAGGATCCTATTCCTATCAGCAGCGACGAATCCGTTAGACAGCGCTACCTAAGCTCGAGAAGCGCTTCCGAGAAAAATCGAGTAATTGGCAGTTTGTGCTGTAGTTGTATATCAAGACAATAA
- the LOC128740888 gene encoding probable cytochrome P450 12a5, mitochondrial: protein MPRDSQMQTTGVAQQCSIGSRISTVRPWSAQPPPTSETREGKEWANALPFERIPGPNIFKMVVNFAPGGRYYKANLPDLHRLLRKDYGDLLRMPGLFGRKDILLSFSPDDFEKIFRSEGQWPFRPTLDSFLYYRKEVRPVVFMGMGGLTMDQGESWQRFRTMVNPVMMQPKTVKLYIDKVDGIAREFMEIMKNIRDEKNELPADFDQWLNRWALETIGILAMDTRLGVLQRTPSDEAEHIVKNVRRFFELTYQLDFLPSTWRYIKTRKFKELMNILDELNELVKSKVDEAVFRFHQNPSLESHHKSVLEKLLSHNRFVAVLMAFDMLLAGVDTTTSGTTGILYCLARNPEKQEKLRQELRTILPKKDSPLTPENMRNMPYLRACIKEGLRLCPPITGTARGVGRNIVLQGYQIPKGTNVAMAAMTLLQEDKYYERAKEFLPERWLNQESVVSSTRKNSHPFVYIPFGFGPRACVGKRMAMMEMEIILARITRLFEYRWNYGELRIRGAVVNIPENELKFEMREVDD from the exons atgccgcgtgATTCCCAGATGCAGACGACTGGTGTAGCTCAGCAGTGTAGcattggtagcag GATATCTACAGTTCGTCCATGGAGTGCTCAACCACCGCCGACGTCGGAAACCAGAGAAGGAAAGGAATGGGCTAATGCGCTTCCATTCGAGCGAATTCCCGGGccaaatatatttaaaatggTGGTAAATTTCGCCCCTGGAG GTCGCTATTACAAAGCAAATCTTCCCGACCTGCATCGGCTGCTTCGCAAGGACTACGGCGATTTACTGCGCATGCCAGGCCTGTTTGGAAGGAAGGACATACTGCTGAGCTTCAGTCCGGACGATTTCGAAAAAATTTTCCGATCTGAAGGGCAGTGGCCGTTTCGACCGACACTGGACAGCTTTCTGTACTATCGGAAGGAAGTCCGGCCGGTAGTATTCATGGGAATGGGAGGCTTGACAATGGA TCAAGGTGAGTCCTGGCAAAGGTTTCGCACCATGGTAAATCCTGTGATGATGCAACCCAAGACGGTTAAGCTTTATATTGATAAGGTTGATGGAATCGCAAGAGAGTTCATGGAAAT TATGAAGAATATTCGTGACGAAAAGAACGAGCTTCCGGCAGATTTTGACCAATGGCTGAACCGTTGGGCTTTAGAGACAATTGGAATCCTAGCCATGGACACCAGATTGGGCGTTCTACAGAGGACACCATCCGATGAGGCGGAACATATTGTCAAG AATGTTCGACGGTTTTTCGAGCTAACCTATCAACTGGACTTTCTGCCATCAACGTGGAGATACATTAAGACTCGCAAGTTTAAAGAACTGATGAACATACTGGACGAGCTTaatga ATTGGTCAAGAGTAAGGTCGACGAAGCTGTCTTCAGATTCCATCAGAATCCATCACTTGAGTCCCATCATAAAAGTGTGCTTGAAAAACTTTTAAGCCATAATCGTTTCGTTGCAGTGTTGATGGCATTTGATATGTTGCTAGCAGGTGTCGATACG ACTACGTCTGGAACAACCGGGATCCTATACTGCTTAGCTAGAAATcctgaaaaacaggaaaaacttcGCCAAGAGCTGCGCACGATTCTTCCCAAAAAGGATTCCCCACTGACACCGGAAAACATGCGAAACATGCCATATCTGCGAGCCTGCATCAAAGAGGGTCTTCGGCTTTGTCCTCCTATAACCGGTACAGCACGGGGAGTTGGAAGAAACATCGTCCTTCAAGGTTATCAAATTCCAAAAGGG ACCAACGTAGCAATGGCGGCAATGACACTACTACAGGAGGATAAATATTACGAACGGGCTAAAGAGTTTCTGCCCGAGCGATGGCTGAATCAGGAAAGCGTTGTTTCTTCGACTCGCAAGAACTCCCACCCGTTTGTGTATATTCCGTTCGGTTTCGGTCCACGAGCGTGCGTTGGCAAACGGATGGCCATGATGGAGATGGAGATTATACTCGCCCGAATTACACGGCTATTTGAGTACCGTTGGAATTACGGCGAGTTGAGAATCCGCGGAGCGGTTGTTAACATTCCGGAGAATGAGCTTAAATTCGAAATGCGAGAGGTTGATGATTGA